A genomic window from Flavobacterium johnsoniae includes:
- a CDS encoding helix-turn-helix domain-containing protein, whose translation MKKQPVIFNSLSQLHKAMGLPAPLHPLISIINYGEAEFDPADLEGGIILNFYKISFKTKFSGKLKYGQGFYDFEEGGMSFVAPGQLLRMQEEEANYDGMSLHIHPDLLRSYALDSQIKQYGFFSYSAAEALYLSEKEKTTILSIYQFIQYELNERIDKFSQDVIISQIELLLNYANRFYDRQFITRKAVNNDLLSKLENQLEIYFRENKAAMKGLPSVNIIAESLNVTPRYLSDLLRNLIGLNTQQFIHEKVIEKAKEYLAKDEMTTAEIAFHLGFEHPQSFNKLFKSKTNLSPSDYKKSLLN comes from the coding sequence ATGAAAAAACAACCCGTTATATTCAATTCCTTATCTCAATTGCACAAAGCAATGGGACTTCCAGCGCCACTTCATCCGCTTATTAGTATTATAAACTACGGGGAAGCCGAATTTGATCCAGCCGATTTGGAAGGCGGAATTATTCTCAATTTTTATAAAATCTCTTTTAAAACCAAATTTTCTGGAAAACTAAAATACGGTCAGGGATTTTATGATTTTGAAGAAGGCGGAATGTCTTTTGTTGCGCCGGGACAATTATTACGTATGCAGGAAGAAGAAGCCAATTATGACGGAATGTCTTTACACATTCATCCTGATTTACTTCGTTCTTATGCTTTAGATTCACAAATAAAACAATATGGTTTTTTTAGTTATTCTGCCGCAGAAGCACTTTATCTTTCTGAAAAAGAAAAGACAACAATCTTAAGCATTTATCAGTTTATTCAATACGAATTGAACGAACGAATTGATAAATTCAGTCAAGATGTAATTATTTCGCAAATAGAATTATTGCTCAATTATGCCAATCGTTTTTACGATCGTCAGTTTATTACGCGAAAAGCGGTAAATAATGATCTTCTTTCTAAGTTAGAAAATCAATTAGAAATTTATTTTAGAGAAAATAAAGCTGCAATGAAAGGTTTGCCTTCAGTAAATATTATTGCAGAAAGTTTGAATGTGACACCTCGCTATCTCAGCGATTTGCTTCGAAATCTGATTGGATTAAATACACAACAATTTATTCACGAAAAAGTAATAGAAAAAGCAAAAGAATATCTAGCAAAAGATGAAATGACAACAGCAGAAATTGCGTTTCATTTAGGTTTTGAACATCCGCAGTCTTTTAATAAACTTTTTAAAAGCAAAACCAATCTATCTCCTTCAGATTACAAAAAAAGCCTATTGAACTAG
- a CDS encoding nuclear transport factor 2 family protein, with amino-acid sequence MNINNFINDWLLASNNFDTEKYLEFYESEAILDDPSVGRQFIGHKGIKDYFESYFIGFNTNTKLVNLTITDEENVHLEVEFTGEFSEGKLRGIFDLKFKNEKIIFAKADLIH; translated from the coding sequence ATGAACATAAATAATTTTATTAACGATTGGCTTCTTGCCAGTAATAACTTTGATACCGAAAAGTATCTTGAGTTTTATGAGTCCGAAGCCATATTAGACGATCCTTCTGTTGGAAGACAATTTATTGGTCACAAAGGAATTAAAGATTATTTTGAAAGCTATTTTATTGGTTTTAATACCAATACAAAATTGGTAAATTTGACTATAACTGACGAAGAAAACGTTCATCTTGAAGTCGAATTTACAGGAGAATTTTCAGAAGGGAAATTGAGAGGAATCTTTGATTTAAAATTTAAAAACGAAAAAATAATCTTCGCGAAAGCAGATTTAATTCATTAA
- a CDS encoding MazG-like protein gives MSTTFDEIIERSLEIRKKYHELELHHHGSKWSVEEDALAYLTDAGLIGRNVMSQQERWPKLDSESELKHKLGENIWWLIVIAERSGIDIKKAMNSFLEKTETLLE, from the coding sequence ATGAGCACAACATTTGACGAGATTATTGAGCGTTCTCTGGAAATCAGAAAAAAATATCACGAACTAGAATTGCATCATCACGGCAGTAAATGGTCTGTAGAAGAAGATGCTTTGGCTTATCTTACTGACGCCGGATTAATTGGCAGAAATGTAATGTCACAACAAGAACGCTGGCCAAAACTAGATTCTGAATCTGAATTGAAACATAAATTGGGCGAAAATATTTGGTGGCTAATTGTAATTGCAGAAAGATCTGGAATTGATATTAAAAAAGCTATGAATAGTTTTTTAGAAAAAACAGAAACACTTTTAGAATAA
- a CDS encoding CPBP family intramembrane glutamic endopeptidase: MKNKINFGAIIVYYVIAIICRYAAVKTNLLAGVESEYLRILLRGVGPAIGALVAIKLFALNNPLSLKGIYKTVLIPFAIYWILPVVLISSVYYFTLGKFPILLMFTIVVYGLLEEIGWRGFLQNQLKSLPTFYSTAIIAILWFAWHLNLEMTSSNMLFLGIIFFGAWGIGKVYIKTGSLLAVAGVHSLNNFFVKGVHETELIIILVLLAIWISFIIIYDKKTKALATQTS; this comes from the coding sequence ATGAAAAATAAAATCAACTTTGGAGCTATTATAGTTTATTACGTAATTGCAATTATCTGCAGATATGCTGCTGTAAAAACCAATTTATTGGCGGGAGTAGAAAGTGAATATTTAAGAATCTTACTTCGTGGCGTTGGTCCAGCAATTGGTGCTCTTGTTGCTATAAAATTATTTGCACTAAATAATCCGCTTTCTTTAAAAGGAATTTATAAAACTGTTCTTATTCCGTTTGCGATTTATTGGATACTTCCTGTGGTTTTAATTTCTAGCGTTTATTATTTTACGCTTGGTAAATTTCCAATTTTATTGATGTTTACTATTGTAGTTTATGGTTTGTTGGAAGAAATTGGCTGGCGTGGATTTTTACAAAACCAATTAAAATCGCTTCCTACTTTCTACTCTACAGCAATTATTGCCATCCTTTGGTTTGCGTGGCATCTTAACTTAGAAATGACTTCTAGCAACATGCTTTTCTTAGGAATTATCTTTTTTGGGGCGTGGGGAATTGGAAAAGTATACATCAAAACAGGTTCGTTATTGGCTGTTGCGGGAGTTCACTCTTTAAATAATTTCTTTGTAAAAGGAGTTCACGAAACAGAACTTATTATAATTCTGGTTTTATTAGCCATTTGGATTAGTTTCATTATTATTTATGATAAAAAAACTAAAGCGCTTGCAACTCAAACAAGCTAA